The genomic window CGGCTGCGGATGCGGTGGATGAGGCGGCTGCGGATGCGGCGGATAAGGCTGAGCGCACGGAATCCACAACCTGTGACCCGCATACAGCCAGTTGTAGGGATGGATATGAGCCGGATTGGCGCCCTTCAGGGTGTACATGGATATACCAGTCCTGGCAGCGAGCTTGCTCCACGAATCACCGTACTGCACCGTGTACCAGTATCCACAGCCTGATGGCGGATGGGGCGGATGGGGTGGCTGCGGCGGATGGGGCGGCGGCGGCGGATGGGGCGGATATGGCTGGCCACATGGAATCCACAGCGTATGGCCAATATACAACCAGTTGTAGGGATGGATATGGGACGGATTGGNNNNNNNNNNNNNNNNNNNNNNNNNNNNNNNNNNNNNNNNNNNNNNNNNNNNNNNNNNNNNNNNNNNNNNNNNNNNNNNNNNNNNNNNNNNNNNNNNNNNGGCGGATGGGGTGGCTGCGGCGGATGGGGCGGCGGCGGCGGATGGGGCGGATATGGCTGGCCACATGGAATCCACAGCGTATGGCCAATATACAACCAGTTGTAGGGATGGATATGGGACGGATTGGCGGCCTTCAAGGCCGACACCGAAACCCCGGTCCAGCTAGCCAACTTAGTCCATGAATCGCCCGACTTTACGGTATACCAATAACCACACGAACCGGAAGCCTGGGGCGAAGCGTCCGGAGCCGCTTGCACTGCCGGTACAAGGAATAGCAACAAAACCATGGCTGCTATCAAAGCCAGGAGCCATCTCTTTCGCAGAGGTTTGGGGGTCGATGATCGCATCGTTAATTCCTCCTTTTTTTTCCCAAATCTACAATTGACTACAACATCCATGACGAGCCGATGGACTGAAGGTTACGCTTTCCCCTCCGAAAATGGGACCAAAAAGGCAAATTTTCGGATAGTCCCGCGGATCGTTCAGGGGCTCACTATATTTAACGAAAACAGGTTGCCTTTTGCGACAGCCGGCGGGTCCTGGGCAGACAATGCCAAAAAACTCCCGGGAAGCTCAGGTGAGGGTCCCTGCCCATCCGATTCCCAATCGATCTAACGTCTCCTCCGTGGGTGCCGCCGTCACAGGATCCCAACCGGCCAGCGCGTAATAGATGTTGCGAGCTTCCCGAAGATCCTCCTCAGGCACAGCCCAGCCCGCGCGCGGTCCATCCTCGAAGGCTTCGAAACTGCGAGCAGGCAACCAGTCATCCCCGCGACCGAACCCGCACCCGGCGTTGAAGACCCGAGCCAGATTCAATGCCCGCTCCCCGGCCGTCACCAGTTCATCCACCGACAGGTCCCAACCGGTCACGGCCGCCAGTATGTCGACCGTCTGCTCGTAGCTGTAGGGCAGAAAATTACAGATCTCCGCACTGTTGGTCATGTGGCACCAGTTGCTGTGGTTGCGTAAAAGGCGAACCTTACTCTCATCCAGGCTGCGAGGGTCCATTGGCCCATCGATCCACCCAAGCG from Chloroflexota bacterium includes these protein-coding regions:
- a CDS encoding LysM peptidoglycan-binding domain-containing protein, whose protein sequence is MRSSTPKPLRKRWLLALIAAMVLLLFLVPAVQAAPDASPQASGSCGYWYTVKSGDSWTKLASWTGVSVSALKAANPSHIHPYNWLYIGHTLWIPCGQPYPPHPPPPPHPPQPPHPP
- a CDS encoding LysM peptidoglycan-binding domain-containing protein, encoding NPSHIHPYNWLYIGHTLWIPCGQPYPPHPPPPPHPPQPPHPPHPPSGCGYWYTVQYGDSWSKLAARTGISMYTLKGANPAHIHPYNWLYAGHRLWIPCAQPYPPHPQPPHPPHPQPPHPPQPPMCQYYYTVLPGDSWYSVCNKTGVSVSALQNANPSKVRPPNYWLYAGETLCIPGYAY